One Cryptomeria japonica chromosome 9, Sugi_1.0, whole genome shotgun sequence genomic window carries:
- the LOC131044595 gene encoding zinc transporter 11 — MSRSYFLIILVASLIPLFAGHGGSNDDHLDDGVKPNLRAKSLILVKIWCLIIVFFGTFAGGISPYFFRWNRTFLLLGTQFAGGVFLGTALMHFLSDSAETFTDLTQKKYPFAFMLCTAGYLLTMLGDLVVTWVYAKQSNKTEVIPVQNPVPLHTIDDEGLSTAQGGDTTSSFQEAKAALTGSASVGDTLLLILALCFHSVFEGIAIGVAETKADAWRALWTVCLHKIFAAIAMGIALLQIVPNRPLLSCAAYSFAFAISSPIGVAIGIIIDSTTEGRVADWIYAISMGLACGVFIYVAINHLLNRWTKHHNSQKPEIAFDKPFYNYMAVVLGAGVIAVVMIWD, encoded by the exons CTCATTATTCTCGTGGCCTCACTAATTCCACTATTTGCAGGCCATGGTGGTTCAAACGATGACCACCTTGATGATGGTGTGAAGCCCAACTTAAGGGCAAAATCTTTAATTCTGGTGAAAATCTGGTGTCTAATCATTGTTTTCTTTGGCACCTTCGCCGGAGGAATATCTCCCTATTTTTTCAGATGGAATCGGACGTTTCTTTTGCTGGGCACCCAATTTGCAGGAGGGGTGTTCTTGGGGACGGCCTTGATGCATTTCTTGAGCGATTCTGCAGAGACGTTTACGGATTTGACTCAGAAAAAGTATCCCTTCGCATTCATGCTCTGTACTGCCGGATATCTGCTTACTATGCTCGGAGACCTGGTTGTAACTTGGGTCTATGCCAAGCAATCCAACAAGACAGAAGTTATTCCTGTTCAGAATCCTGTGCCTTTGCATACAATCGATGATGAAGGACTATCCACTGCACAGGGTGGAGACACAACATCGAGCTTTCAG GAGGCGAAAGCTGCATTGACTGGTTCAGCTTCTGTTGGGGACACGCTATTGCTGATATTGGCTCTGTGCTTTCATTCCGTTTTTGAAGGAATCGCCATTGGAGTGGCAG AAACGAAGGCGGATGCGTGGAGAGCGTTGTGGACAGTGTGTCTGCACAAGATATTTGCGGCAATTGCAATGGGCATAGCACTACTGCAGATTGTTCCAAACAGGCCACTGTTATCATGTGCAGCGTATTCTTTTGCGTTTGCCATATCCTCTCCAATTGGGGTTGCAATCGGTATAATAATCGATTCCACTACAGAGGGACGAGTTGCCGATTGGATTTATGCGATTTCAATGGGTTTGGCTTGCGGAGTCTTCATTTACGTGGCAATAAACCATCTTCTCAATCGATGGACCAAACATCATAACTCTCAAAAGCCTGAGATTGCATTTGATAAACCATTTTACAATTACATGGCGGTTGTTCTGGGAGCTGGAGTAATTGCAGTGGTGATGATTTGGGATTAG